In Sporichthya polymorpha DSM 43042, a genomic segment contains:
- a CDS encoding MaoC family dehydratase, translating to MRVFENLDEFVAAAGTDLGSSDWVLVDQKRIDTFADATGDHQWIHVDPERAAEGPFGATIAHGLLTLSLYPALMLQIYEVRNVSMGVNYGFNKVRFPSPVPVNSEVRMSLSINEVSTFDGGAQAVMGATIEVKGAAKPAAVLEAIVRYVK from the coding sequence ATGCGGGTGTTCGAGAACCTCGACGAGTTCGTCGCCGCCGCCGGGACCGACCTCGGTTCCTCCGACTGGGTCCTCGTCGACCAGAAGCGGATCGACACCTTCGCCGACGCGACCGGTGACCACCAGTGGATCCACGTCGACCCGGAGCGGGCCGCGGAGGGCCCCTTCGGCGCGACGATCGCGCACGGTCTGCTGACGCTGTCGCTGTACCCCGCGCTGATGCTGCAGATCTACGAGGTCCGGAACGTCTCGATGGGCGTGAACTACGGCTTCAACAAGGTGCGGTTCCCCTCGCCGGTCCCGGTGAACTCCGAGGTCCGCATGTCGCTGTCGATCAACGAGGTGTCGACCTTCGACGGCGGCGCGCAGGCGGTCATGGGCGCGACCATCGAGGTCAAGGGCGCCGCCAAGCCCGCGGCGGTGCTCGAGGCGATCGTCCGGTACGTGAAGTGA
- a CDS encoding cytochrome c oxidase subunit 3: MTLTENPRDVRTDRPAAIPGEPGLWLFMFADMLLFAALFGIVIYVRDDQPAMFAESQATLNQTLGLINTLLLLTGSLFVAMAVHGNRTGAGRPDRLVLGAIGCGFGFLAIKALEWGSSIADGHTVSTNDFFQAYYMLTGIHLAHVTIGLGLLFAMWRELGRPQPRRGFLEGSGCYWHLVDLLWVVLFPLIYLTPVG, encoded by the coding sequence ATGACCCTCACCGAGAACCCCCGCGACGTCCGCACCGACCGGCCCGCGGCGATCCCCGGCGAGCCGGGCCTGTGGCTCTTCATGTTCGCGGACATGCTGCTGTTCGCCGCGTTGTTCGGCATCGTGATCTACGTTCGGGACGACCAGCCCGCGATGTTCGCGGAGTCCCAGGCGACGTTGAACCAGACGCTGGGCCTGATCAACACGTTGCTGCTGCTCACCGGTTCGCTGTTCGTGGCCATGGCCGTGCACGGGAACCGCACCGGCGCCGGCCGCCCCGACCGACTCGTGCTGGGGGCCATCGGGTGCGGCTTCGGCTTCCTGGCGATCAAGGCTCTGGAGTGGGGGTCGAGCATTGCGGACGGTCACACCGTCTCGACCAACGACTTCTTCCAGGCCTACTACATGTTGACCGGGATCCACCTGGCCCACGTGACGATCGGCCTCGGCTTGCTGTTCGCAATGTGGCGCGAGCTCGGCCGTCCGCAACCCCGGCGCGGCTTCCTCGAAGGTAGCGGCTGCTACTGGCACCTCGTCGACCTGCTCTGGGTCGTCCTGTTCCCGCTCATCTACCTGACGCCGGTGGGCTGA
- a CDS encoding cytochrome P450 → MGHPKPAYDSVSLSPLAFWSKDPRGRDEELSILRRERPLSWHPPAEGSMMEPDEQQEGFWAVTSNALIKEVSTRPEDFCSGNGITLEEVPTEILETVSSFLAMDAPRHTKLRKLVSSAFTPRRVRIIEEQIHARAVKIVDDLLEHPEGDWVRQVSMKLPMQTIFDMMGVPEEFHADTVRGVEGMVAWADDEVRAGLAPEELLMESLLSLLRVATTLIADRRENPQDDLMTNLVQAEVDGGKLTEDEIAGYFCLLAVAGNDTTRNTTSQTAKALTDFPEARKLLIEDFDAYAPTAVEEMVRWATPVMTFRRTATRDCELNGIQISQGDWIGMFYESGNRDEAVFADPWVFDVRRDPNPHVGFGGGGPHFCMGSMLAKTQLRHLWKEILTRAPNFEVGEPEYLVGNFMCATKRLPYQLNL, encoded by the coding sequence ATGGGTCACCCGAAGCCGGCCTACGACTCGGTGTCGTTGTCGCCGCTCGCGTTCTGGTCGAAGGATCCACGGGGTCGCGACGAGGAGCTCTCGATCCTGCGGCGGGAGCGCCCGCTGAGCTGGCACCCGCCGGCGGAGGGCTCGATGATGGAGCCCGACGAACAGCAGGAGGGGTTCTGGGCGGTCACGTCCAACGCCCTCATCAAGGAGGTCTCCACCCGGCCGGAGGACTTCTGTTCGGGCAACGGGATCACGCTCGAGGAGGTCCCGACCGAGATCCTCGAGACCGTCTCCTCGTTCCTCGCGATGGACGCCCCGCGGCACACCAAGCTGCGCAAGCTCGTCTCGTCGGCGTTCACGCCCCGCCGCGTCCGGATCATCGAGGAGCAGATCCACGCACGCGCCGTGAAGATCGTGGACGACCTGCTGGAGCACCCCGAAGGGGACTGGGTCCGCCAGGTCTCGATGAAGCTCCCGATGCAGACGATCTTCGACATGATGGGCGTCCCGGAGGAGTTCCACGCCGACACCGTCCGCGGTGTCGAGGGAATGGTCGCCTGGGCGGACGACGAGGTCCGGGCCGGTCTCGCGCCCGAGGAGCTCCTCATGGAGTCCCTGCTCTCGCTGCTGCGCGTCGCGACGACGCTGATCGCCGACCGGCGCGAGAACCCGCAGGACGACCTGATGACCAACCTGGTCCAGGCCGAGGTCGACGGCGGCAAGCTGACCGAGGACGAGATCGCCGGCTACTTCTGTCTGCTCGCCGTGGCCGGCAACGACACCACGCGCAACACGACCTCGCAGACCGCGAAGGCGCTGACCGACTTCCCCGAGGCGCGCAAGCTCCTGATCGAGGACTTCGACGCGTACGCGCCCACCGCGGTCGAGGAGATGGTCCGCTGGGCGACGCCGGTCATGACGTTCCGGCGCACCGCGACCCGCGACTGCGAGCTGAACGGGATCCAGATCTCGCAAGGAGACTGGATCGGCATGTTCTACGAGTCGGGGAACCGGGACGAGGCGGTCTTCGCCGATCCGTGGGTCTTCGACGTCCGCCGCGACCCCAACCCGCACGTCGGCTTCGGCGGCGGCGGGCCGCACTTCTGCATGGGGTCGATGCTGGCCAAGACCCAGCTGCGGCACCTGTGGAAGGAGATCCTCACCCGCGCGCCGAACTTCGAGGTGGGCGAGCCGGAGTACTTGGTCGGTAACTTCATGTGCGCCACCAAGCGGCTTCCGTACCAGCTCAACCTCTGA
- a CDS encoding acyl-CoA dehydrogenase family protein: MDSSLIVDSPERAALRAAVGKLVGKYGHEYFADCATRHVEPTELWKDLGAAGFLGIHLSEEYGGGGGTMGDLAVAIEETATQGCPLLLSVISPAICGTILDKHGSHELKSRWLPGIADGSRKMAFAITEPDAGSNSHVITTTARPDGDGWRINGTKYWTSAIDEADAVLVVVRQPEPDAKGKHPLSLFVVPTDAPGLSWTPIPAALSQPEHQFTVFFDDVAIGPEALIGVEGQGLRQVFSGLNPERITAACISNGIARYALNKAVRYATERQVWNVPIGSHQGVSHPLAECYIGTQTARLVTYRAAELYDLGLEAGEASNIAKFVSADSSLRTLDQAMQVHGGNGMSLEYGLADLWFVARMLKTAPVSREMVLNFVAQHSLKLPASY, encoded by the coding sequence GTGGACAGCAGCCTGATCGTCGACAGCCCGGAGCGCGCGGCGCTGCGCGCGGCCGTCGGGAAGCTCGTCGGCAAGTACGGCCACGAGTACTTCGCCGACTGCGCGACGCGGCACGTCGAGCCGACCGAGCTGTGGAAGGACCTCGGCGCGGCCGGGTTCCTCGGCATCCACCTGTCCGAGGAGTACGGCGGCGGGGGCGGCACGATGGGCGACCTCGCGGTCGCGATCGAGGAAACCGCGACGCAGGGCTGCCCGCTGCTTCTGAGCGTCATCTCCCCCGCGATCTGCGGCACGATCCTCGACAAGCACGGCAGCCACGAGCTCAAGTCGCGTTGGCTGCCCGGCATCGCCGACGGCTCGCGAAAGATGGCGTTCGCGATCACCGAGCCCGACGCCGGGTCGAACAGCCACGTCATCACGACGACGGCGCGGCCGGACGGCGACGGCTGGCGGATCAACGGCACCAAGTACTGGACGTCCGCCATCGACGAGGCGGACGCCGTCCTCGTGGTGGTGCGGCAGCCCGAGCCGGACGCGAAGGGCAAGCACCCGCTCTCGCTGTTCGTCGTCCCCACCGACGCACCCGGCCTGAGCTGGACCCCGATCCCGGCGGCGCTGTCCCAGCCGGAGCACCAGTTCACCGTCTTCTTCGACGACGTCGCGATCGGGCCGGAGGCGCTGATCGGCGTCGAGGGCCAGGGGCTGCGGCAGGTGTTCTCCGGCCTGAACCCGGAGCGCATCACCGCCGCGTGCATCAGCAACGGCATCGCGCGGTACGCGCTCAACAAGGCGGTCCGGTACGCGACGGAGCGTCAGGTCTGGAACGTGCCGATCGGTTCACACCAGGGCGTCTCGCACCCGCTCGCCGAGTGCTACATCGGCACCCAGACGGCGCGGCTCGTGACGTACCGCGCGGCCGAGCTCTACGACCTCGGGCTCGAGGCCGGCGAGGCGTCGAACATCGCGAAGTTCGTCTCGGCCGACTCGTCGCTGCGGACGCTCGACCAGGCGATGCAGGTCCACGGCGGCAACGGGATGTCGCTCGAATACGGTCTCGCCGATCTCTGGTTCGTCGCCCGCATGCTCAAGACGGCCCCGGTGAGCCGGGAGATGGTGCTCAACTTCGTCGCCCAGCACAGCCTCAAGCTCCCGGCCTCGTACTAG
- a CDS encoding TetR/AcrR family transcriptional regulator: MTTEARVPGSEREVLARRPVRRPSAVVRGLLLDSARRLFAARGYAGASTREIAADAGVNEALIFRHFGNKVGLFRAAVVEPFRTLIDDFVDSWQATYIANSMSTEGLTGAWIHALHDMMREHRELIVALIGANSFDAEHDPDGDPLSDAFAKPLERLERFTRREMAGRGLGANPTVAVRATFGMVLSMAVLDDWFFSGVTRPPSEETIAREMTDLVVFGIRGPNGGPVRR; encoded by the coding sequence ATGACGACGGAGGCCCGGGTGCCCGGATCAGAGCGCGAGGTGCTGGCCCGGCGCCCGGTGCGCCGGCCCTCCGCGGTCGTCCGTGGCCTCCTGCTCGACAGTGCCCGCCGTCTGTTCGCCGCTCGTGGTTACGCCGGCGCCAGCACGCGAGAGATCGCGGCTGATGCCGGCGTCAACGAGGCCCTGATCTTCCGTCACTTCGGGAACAAGGTCGGTCTGTTCCGCGCGGCGGTGGTGGAGCCCTTTCGCACCCTGATCGACGACTTCGTCGACTCCTGGCAGGCGACCTACATCGCCAACAGCATGTCGACCGAGGGCCTCACCGGTGCGTGGATACACGCCCTGCACGACATGATGCGCGAGCACCGGGAGCTGATCGTCGCGCTCATCGGCGCCAACTCGTTCGACGCCGAGCACGACCCGGACGGCGACCCGCTCTCCGACGCGTTCGCCAAGCCGCTCGAACGGCTGGAGCGCTTCACCCGCCGCGAGATGGCCGGCCGCGGGCTCGGCGCGAACCCGACCGTCGCCGTGCGCGCCACGTTCGGCATGGTGCTGTCGATGGCCGTGCTCGACGACTGGTTCTTCAGCGGTGTCACGCGGCCACCGTCCGAGGAGACGATCGCGCGCGAGATGACCGACCTCGTGGTCTTCGGCATCCGCGGCCCGAACGGCGGCCCCGTCCGGAGGTGA
- a CDS encoding cytochrome C oxidase subunit IV family protein: MALNPSNSHTVTFLRTSIGTTWLALIAATLIAWWVGTDHGLSDPTAAASLVLGVAVVKIYLIGMEFMELRHADPRLRTAFAAYCALVGVGLIGMLVIL; encoded by the coding sequence ATGGCTCTTAACCCGTCCAACTCGCACACGGTGACGTTCCTGCGCACGTCGATCGGGACGACCTGGCTGGCGCTCATCGCCGCCACCCTGATCGCGTGGTGGGTCGGCACCGACCACGGTCTCAGTGACCCGACCGCCGCAGCCTCGCTCGTGCTCGGCGTCGCGGTCGTGAAGATCTACCTGATCGGCATGGAGTTCATGGAACTCCGGCACGCGGATCCCCGCCTGCGGACGGCCTTCGCGGCCTACTGCGCGCTGGTCGGGGTCGGTCTGATCGGAATGCTCGTCATCCTCTGA
- a CDS encoding SDR family NAD(P)-dependent oxidoreductase, with protein sequence MPDFTGRTAIVTGGGRGIGEAICRALAAGGASVHVVDRDAEPAEKVAAETGGTPVVLDVSDFAAVEERLSAIGADILVNNAGFDEHCWFTEATPEYWRRLVSVNLEGVFACTHAVLRGMQERRYGRIVNVASEAGRIGSKGNAVYAATKGGVIVFSKSIALENARFSITSNTILPGPIDTPLLDQVRAHPKGDDMIAAMKRLTPLGRLGEPREVADAVAFLCSEEAAYITGETLGVSGGMGIGAG encoded by the coding sequence ATGCCCGACTTCACCGGGCGGACCGCGATCGTCACCGGCGGCGGCCGGGGGATCGGCGAGGCGATCTGCCGCGCCCTGGCCGCGGGCGGCGCGTCCGTCCACGTCGTCGACCGGGACGCCGAGCCCGCCGAGAAGGTCGCGGCCGAGACCGGCGGGACGCCCGTCGTGCTCGACGTCTCCGACTTCGCCGCGGTGGAGGAGCGGCTGTCCGCGATCGGCGCCGACATCCTCGTCAACAACGCCGGCTTCGACGAGCATTGCTGGTTCACCGAGGCGACTCCGGAGTACTGGCGGCGCCTGGTCTCGGTGAACCTGGAGGGCGTCTTCGCGTGCACCCACGCGGTGCTGCGCGGGATGCAGGAGCGGCGCTACGGCCGGATCGTGAACGTCGCCTCCGAGGCCGGGCGCATCGGGTCGAAGGGCAACGCCGTCTACGCCGCGACCAAGGGCGGCGTCATCGTGTTCTCGAAGTCGATCGCGTTGGAGAACGCGCGGTTCTCGATCACGTCGAACACGATCCTGCCCGGCCCGATCGACACCCCGCTGCTCGATCAGGTCCGCGCCCACCCCAAGGGTGACGACATGATCGCCGCCATGAAGCGCCTGACGCCCCTCGGCCGGCTCGGCGAACCCCGCGAGGTCGCCGACGCCGTCGCGTTCCTTTGCTCCGAGGAGGCCGCCTACATCACCGGCGAGACCCTCGGCGTCTCCGGCGGCATGGGCATCGGCGCCGGCTGA
- a CDS encoding enoyl-CoA hydratase/isomerase family protein, whose product MTSEPKALIGDGLVLLDLHPDGVGHLRLNRPEASNAMSNEFLKALFDAVMVCHGDASMRAVVLSGEGRHFCAGGDVKDFASKGEGLPDYLREATTWLGMVAGALVRLQQPVVVAVQGYAAGGGGLGLVCAGDLVVAGRKAKFMSGATRAGMAPDAGSTVALQRIVGFRRAMEIVLLNPTLTADDALAIGLVNRVVDDEAVLESAFEMARTLAAGAPLAMAGAKRLLWDGVGRSIEEAFPDESRTVSALSGTADAREALAAVIEKRTPTFEGR is encoded by the coding sequence GTGACCTCGGAACCGAAGGCCCTGATCGGGGACGGCCTCGTCCTGCTCGACCTCCACCCCGACGGCGTGGGGCACCTGCGGCTGAACCGGCCCGAGGCGTCGAACGCGATGAGCAACGAGTTCCTCAAGGCGTTGTTCGACGCGGTGATGGTGTGTCACGGCGACGCGTCGATGCGGGCCGTCGTGCTCTCCGGCGAGGGGCGGCACTTCTGCGCCGGCGGCGACGTGAAGGACTTCGCCTCCAAGGGTGAGGGACTGCCGGACTACCTGCGCGAGGCCACAACCTGGCTCGGCATGGTGGCCGGTGCGCTGGTCCGGCTGCAGCAGCCCGTTGTCGTCGCGGTGCAGGGTTACGCGGCCGGCGGCGGTGGGCTCGGGCTGGTGTGCGCCGGCGACCTCGTCGTCGCCGGGCGCAAGGCCAAGTTCATGTCGGGCGCGACGCGCGCCGGCATGGCACCGGACGCCGGGTCGACCGTCGCGCTGCAGCGGATCGTCGGGTTCCGCAGGGCGATGGAGATTGTGCTGCTCAACCCGACGCTGACCGCCGACGACGCCCTCGCGATCGGGCTCGTCAACCGCGTGGTCGACGACGAGGCGGTCCTGGAGTCCGCGTTCGAGATGGCGCGTACCCTCGCGGCCGGCGCCCCGCTCGCGATGGCCGGGGCGAAGCGGCTGCTCTGGGACGGCGTCGGCCGCTCCATCGAGGAGGCGTTCCCGGACGAGTCCCGCACGGTGTCGGCGCTGTCCGGCACCGCGGACGCGCGCGAGGCGCTCGCCGCCGTCATCGAGAAGCGGACCCCGACGTTCGAGGGTCGCTGA
- a CDS encoding TetR/AcrR family transcriptional regulator, whose translation MATPARAQSKSEATRERILDATAEVLNAKGYAGTRLSDIAELARVQPTAVYYYFNSRDEVIGEAVQEGVRRVLASVERELAALPASATPMDRIEAAVAGHLQATLRDSKYGAVAIRLASSLPPALREAQLVDERRYGVLWRTLIADATRTGQLNPALDPAAARMFVLGALNWAAEWFNPSRGSLARTISTAQLMIRQGLSAPSEET comes from the coding sequence ATGGCCACACCGGCACGCGCCCAGTCGAAGTCCGAGGCCACCCGCGAGCGCATCCTCGACGCCACCGCCGAGGTGCTCAACGCCAAGGGCTACGCCGGCACGCGCCTGTCCGACATCGCGGAGCTCGCCCGGGTCCAGCCGACGGCCGTCTACTACTACTTCAACTCGCGCGACGAGGTCATCGGCGAGGCGGTCCAGGAAGGTGTGCGCCGCGTCCTCGCGTCCGTCGAGCGGGAGCTGGCGGCGCTCCCGGCGAGCGCGACCCCGATGGACCGCATCGAGGCCGCCGTCGCCGGTCACCTGCAGGCCACGCTGCGCGACTCGAAGTACGGCGCGGTCGCGATCCGGCTGGCGTCGTCGCTGCCGCCCGCGCTGCGCGAGGCCCAGCTCGTCGACGAGCGCCGGTACGGCGTGCTCTGGCGGACGCTGATCGCGGACGCCACCCGCACGGGCCAGCTCAACCCCGCCCTCGACCCGGCGGCCGCCCGCATGTTCGTCCTCGGTGCCCTCAACTGGGCGGCCGAGTGGTTCAACCCGTCCCGCGGGTCACTGGCCCGCACCATCTCGACCGCTCAGCTGATGATCCGTCAGGGTCTGAGCGCCCCCTCGGAGGAGACATGA
- a CDS encoding ABC transporter substrate-binding protein encodes MTLTPRPHLGKQFVRNRRVAAVAGLLALVVPLSGCGTRMSSEAISAADGSAISAQAANGAAGALTGDTGVIAPGAVDPSAAGLAAAPGTTGAATTGGATTGTTGAAAAAGPAAATGAKTNSGAKSAAAGAADVSGPNAPCKQTLAPVILGQTSPSSGIIGASTFNMRAGLALWARAVNAAGGVQCHPVQLYQMDDAADPARVTSNLNDMVNNKKAIAIVGAGIPTTFSAAKRFAEQNKVPFVGGDMIEAPWFSSQWFFPQGGGPLAAYAGATKEAALKANTKKVGLIYCVEAAICGTINENFEAMAKASNLEVVLRKVSSITSPDYTAECQALKAAGAEAVFVALEGSGDARFARSCLSLGYAPPSATSALSVSAEAALDPNFRKLGVYLGTGNAPYQANDNPGVKAFRAAYDRFAPGSSIDQNTISQWTSGKLFEKAIANVFEKARSGPITRDLLLEGLWMIKNEKLDGLAPGISFNKQAPPDQNDCYALLNLTTEGYTAPKGSKFECFKGLPKGF; translated from the coding sequence ATGACCCTCACCCCTCGCCCCCACCTGGGGAAGCAGTTCGTACGCAACCGCCGCGTCGCTGCGGTCGCGGGTCTGCTGGCGCTCGTCGTGCCGCTGTCCGGCTGCGGTACCCGCATGTCCTCGGAGGCGATCTCGGCGGCCGACGGGTCCGCCATCTCCGCCCAGGCCGCCAACGGCGCGGCCGGGGCCCTCACCGGCGACACCGGGGTCATCGCCCCCGGCGCCGTCGACCCGAGCGCCGCCGGTCTCGCCGCGGCGCCGGGCACCACCGGCGCCGCCACCACCGGCGGGGCGACCACCGGGACGACGGGGGCCGCGGCCGCCGCCGGTCCCGCTGCGGCGACCGGTGCGAAGACGAACTCGGGGGCCAAGAGCGCGGCCGCCGGCGCGGCCGACGTGAGCGGGCCGAACGCCCCGTGCAAGCAGACGCTCGCTCCGGTGATTCTCGGTCAGACGTCGCCGTCGTCGGGCATCATCGGCGCCTCGACGTTCAACATGCGCGCCGGACTCGCGCTGTGGGCGCGGGCGGTCAACGCCGCCGGCGGCGTGCAGTGCCACCCGGTGCAGCTGTACCAGATGGACGACGCCGCCGACCCCGCGCGCGTGACGTCGAACTTGAACGACATGGTGAACAACAAGAAGGCGATCGCGATCGTCGGCGCCGGCATCCCCACCACGTTCTCCGCGGCGAAGCGGTTCGCCGAGCAGAACAAGGTGCCGTTCGTCGGTGGCGACATGATCGAGGCGCCCTGGTTCTCCAGCCAGTGGTTCTTCCCGCAGGGCGGCGGCCCGCTGGCCGCCTACGCCGGCGCGACCAAGGAAGCCGCGCTCAAGGCCAACACCAAGAAGGTCGGCCTGATCTACTGCGTCGAGGCCGCGATCTGCGGAACGATCAACGAGAACTTCGAGGCGATGGCCAAGGCCTCCAACCTCGAGGTCGTGCTCCGCAAGGTCTCCTCGATCACCTCGCCGGACTACACGGCGGAGTGCCAGGCTCTCAAGGCCGCCGGCGCCGAGGCCGTGTTCGTGGCCCTCGAAGGGTCGGGCGACGCCCGGTTCGCGCGCTCCTGCCTGTCGCTCGGCTATGCGCCGCCGTCGGCGACGTCGGCCCTGTCGGTCTCGGCCGAGGCGGCTCTCGACCCGAACTTCCGCAAGCTCGGCGTCTACCTCGGCACCGGCAACGCGCCCTACCAGGCGAACGACAACCCGGGCGTGAAGGCGTTCCGGGCGGCGTACGACCGGTTCGCGCCGGGCTCGTCGATCGACCAGAACACGATCAGCCAGTGGACCTCGGGCAAGTTGTTCGAGAAGGCGATCGCCAACGTCTTCGAGAAGGCCCGCAGCGGCCCGATCACCCGCGACCTGCTGCTCGAAGGCCTCTGGATGATCAAGAACGAGAAGCTCGACGGCCTCGCCCCGGGGATCAGCTTCAACAAGCAGGCGCCGCCGGACCAGAACGACTGCTACGCGCTGCTGAACCTCACGACCGAGGGGTACACGGCCCCGAAGGGCTCGAAGTTCGAGTGCTTCAAGGGCCTGCCGAAGGGATTCTGA
- a CDS encoding enoyl-CoA hydratase/isomerase family protein, with protein MSDEVLVRADGRVGYITLNRPEAKNAITVELSHGLAAGVRELEPEVDVLVVRGAGGTFCAGGDVAQLDALRAKGRVDLATMFTAFRDARAAIAQAEVPVVAVVEGHAVAGGFELACSCDIVLAAESATFADIHSRFGQIPGGGGTQLLSRLVGRARASALVLTGDALTARQAQEWGLVYEVAEDVDAALASLIKRLSRGSRAARAQSKRLLRGGLELPLDDALDLELEAVLDHILGDAGAAAVDAFSNRKDSA; from the coding sequence GTGAGCGACGAGGTACTCGTCCGCGCCGACGGCCGGGTCGGGTACATCACTCTGAACCGGCCGGAGGCGAAGAACGCGATCACCGTCGAGCTCAGCCACGGGCTGGCCGCGGGGGTGCGCGAGCTGGAGCCGGAGGTCGACGTTCTCGTCGTCCGCGGCGCGGGCGGGACCTTCTGTGCCGGCGGCGACGTCGCGCAGCTCGACGCGCTGCGGGCGAAGGGACGCGTGGACCTCGCGACGATGTTCACCGCGTTCCGCGACGCCCGGGCCGCGATCGCCCAGGCCGAGGTGCCGGTCGTCGCGGTCGTCGAGGGCCACGCGGTCGCGGGCGGGTTCGAGCTCGCCTGCTCGTGCGACATCGTCCTCGCCGCGGAGTCCGCCACGTTCGCCGACATCCACTCCCGGTTCGGGCAGATCCCGGGCGGCGGCGGGACCCAGCTGCTCTCGCGGCTGGTCGGGCGCGCCCGGGCGTCCGCGCTCGTACTCACCGGCGACGCCCTGACGGCTCGTCAGGCGCAGGAGTGGGGCCTGGTGTACGAGGTCGCCGAGGACGTGGACGCCGCGCTGGCCAGCCTGATCAAGCGACTCTCGCGGGGCTCCCGTGCGGCCCGCGCGCAGTCCAAGCGGCTTCTCCGCGGCGGTCTGGAGCTGCCGCTCGACGACGCGCTCGACCTCGAGCTCGAAGCGGTCCTCGACCACATTCTGGGCGACGCCGGCGCCGCGGCCGTGGACGCCTTCAGCAACCGGAAGGACAGTGCGTGA
- a CDS encoding phytoene desaturase family protein, with protein sequence MTDYDVLVIGAGAGGLFAAARLAHAGRSVLVVERLDKVGGRASTTEVEGFQVNDGAIVIEVGGITEETCREVGARFDIREPSPPILYRVGKKDVDVTGGGWGLLLSKMSRSGAKILGGIGAARSDDGLPEHELTLEQWLNKYTKNESVHGIFRNMCASIFAVGSDELPARVFLTYFTRKSAFKRFGFHPEGTIGLWRALADAITQHGGEVRLSTEVTSLQISPDSATATLGDGSTVTARVVLSNVGPANTVRLVGEDAFDADYLMAVKRADRPSAMVTVNFASQERLLEMPGMLGFAKSRRLAYMANFTDLCPEMAPPGWNLYVATAVPRPAVGDFDNDAELALLYEDIREHIPDFDTRARVLSEVITRDAWPPQRAVAGFDLTPETPLPNLWNLGDGVKEYANGGTTACAETAKIVVDRVLARLSA encoded by the coding sequence ATGACGGACTACGACGTCCTCGTCATCGGAGCCGGTGCCGGCGGCCTGTTCGCGGCGGCCCGCCTGGCGCACGCCGGGCGATCGGTCCTGGTGGTCGAGCGTCTCGACAAGGTCGGCGGCCGCGCGTCGACGACCGAGGTCGAGGGCTTTCAGGTCAACGACGGCGCGATCGTCATCGAGGTCGGTGGCATCACCGAGGAGACCTGTCGGGAGGTGGGTGCGCGCTTCGACATCCGCGAGCCGTCCCCGCCGATCCTCTACCGCGTCGGGAAGAAGGACGTCGATGTCACCGGCGGTGGCTGGGGTCTGCTGCTGTCGAAGATGTCGCGCTCCGGCGCGAAGATCCTCGGCGGCATCGGCGCCGCCCGGTCCGACGACGGCCTGCCCGAGCACGAACTCACCCTCGAGCAGTGGCTGAACAAGTACACGAAGAACGAGTCGGTGCACGGGATCTTCCGGAACATGTGTGCCTCGATCTTCGCGGTGGGTTCTGACGAGCTCCCCGCCCGTGTGTTCCTCACCTACTTCACCCGCAAGAGCGCGTTCAAGCGGTTCGGCTTCCACCCCGAGGGGACGATCGGCCTCTGGAGGGCCTTGGCCGACGCCATCACCCAGCACGGCGGCGAGGTCCGCCTCTCCACCGAAGTCACGTCGCTTCAGATCTCGCCGGACTCCGCGACTGCGACGCTCGGCGACGGCAGCACGGTCACCGCGCGGGTCGTCCTCAGCAACGTCGGCCCGGCCAACACGGTCCGTCTGGTCGGTGAGGACGCCTTCGACGCCGACTACCTGATGGCGGTCAAGCGCGCGGACCGACCGAGCGCGATGGTCACCGTCAACTTCGCGAGCCAGGAGCGGCTGCTAGAGATGCCGGGCATGCTCGGCTTCGCGAAGTCCCGCCGCCTGGCGTACATGGCCAACTTCACCGACCTCTGCCCGGAGATGGCCCCACCCGGCTGGAACCTCTACGTCGCGACGGCGGTCCCGCGGCCGGCGGTCGGCGACTTCGACAACGACGCCGAACTCGCGCTGCTGTACGAGGACATCCGCGAGCACATCCCGGACTTCGACACCCGGGCCCGGGTCCTCTCCGAGGTCATCACCCGCGACGCCTGGCCGCCGCAGCGCGCCGTCGCCGGCTTCGACCTGACACCCGAGACGCCACTGCCGAACCTCTGGAACCTCGGCGACGGCGTCAAGGAGTACGCCAACGGCGGCACGACCGCGTGCGCCGAGACCGCCAAGATCGTCGTCGACCGCGTCCTGGCGCGCTTGTCCGCCTGA